The nucleotide window AAAAACCATTTCCTTCTAATAGTGATGTACTTGAAAATAAAAATAGAATCCAACCAATAGTAAATACAGGATATAATCCATAAAAACTCAAATGTATTCTATTTAATATGGGAGGTAATAATATTCCAAAAATATAACCTAAAGCTCCACCTATTATAAATTGTAAAAAAAATCTCAAAATCCATTCTGTTATACTTGAGCTTTCAGGTAACATCAAAATTTGTAATATAGCAACTGTTAAAAAGATTGCCATTGGATCATTACTTCCTGATTCAAGTTCTAAAAGTGGAGTAAGTTTCTTTTTTAAAGAAATACCTTTTGCTCTTAATATTGCAAAAACTGCAGCTGCATCTGTTGAAGAGATAATCGCTCCAACAAGTAAAGATTCCAAAAAAGTAAATCCAAGTATATAATAAACACAAATTGCAACAAAAAAAGCTGTTAAAAATACTCCAACTGTTGCTAAAATCAATCCATCTTTTAAAACAGGTTTTATTGATTTCCAAGCTGTATCTAAACCACCACCAAATAAGATAAAAATAAGAGCTAAAGTTCCAATATGTTGAGCAAGTTCTACATTGTCAAAATGTATGCCTAAAATTCCATCTGAACCAGCTAACATTCCAAGCCCTAAAAATATAAATAAAGAAGGTATTCCAAAATTACTAGATAGCTTACTAGCTACAACACTTAAAAGCATCAAAAAAGCAGTAATTAATAAATAAAATTCAATAGATGCCATAAAACTCCTCTTTTATAAATAATAAAAATTATATCTTAAAAAAATTAAATTATTATAGTCACTATTGATTAATAAAAAGTACGAAATAGAAGTATAAAAGCTTTCTATGTAGCTTTTATACTATTTATTAA belongs to Arcobacter defluvii and includes:
- a CDS encoding potassium/proton antiporter, coding for MASIEFYLLITAFLMLLSVVASKLSSNFGIPSLFIFLGLGMLAGSDGILGIHFDNVELAQHIGTLALIFILFGGGLDTAWKSIKPVLKDGLILATVGVFLTAFFVAICVYYILGFTFLESLLVGAIISSTDAAAVFAILRAKGISLKKKLTPLLELESGSNDPMAIFLTVAILQILMLPESSSITEWILRFFLQFIIGGALGYIFGILLPPILNRIHLSFYGLYPVFTIGWILFLFSSTSLLEGNGFLAVYLAGIVANTKEFVHKKNLIGFHEGLSWIMQITVFLALGLLVFPSELPDIALSGLLIAFCLMFIARPAGVFISTIFSSFTIKEKAFISWVGLRGAVPIILATYPYLQGFDKSNLIFNIVFFIVLFSILIQGTTLPLMAKWLNVESKSKDFKPDNVIASPLFYHTLKQFYIEENSKVIGLSIVELNLPADFLILLIKRENDYLKPTGSTILEENDMLLIQCNSENRYKKVLKRFKP